The window CTTCATGGCCACGAGCAATAAGACTGGCTCCCACGCTTAAAGTAGGGCTCACATGTCCGAAAACGGTGGAACAACGAATAAAAATTTAGATGGTTTTTCTGGTTTTGAAGCCTTTGTGATGGCTTCTTCCAATAAATTAGCGGCTGTAGATGCTCCTCCTGCTTCCATAAAAGATTGTCCTACTTTTTGAGCTGCCTTACGATAGCTCGGGTTATTTAATATTTGTTGTACTGCCTCTCTCAGATGATTGGCTTTAAATCTGTTGAAATTAAGTCGTTCACCTGCTTCCGTACGCACCACACGTCCTGCAACGTGCGACTGGTCATACGCAATAGGAATCACGACTAAAGGAATCCCGTTGGATAAGGTTTCAGAAACGGTATTGTGACCGCCATGGCAAACCACCCCATCAAGATGAGGTAATAAATCCAACTGCGGAACTTGCTGATACACCATAAAATTGTCCGGCCACTGCTCGAAAAGCTGTGGATCAGAAACTACCACAACCGTTAAATCTTCTTCTTTAAAAGCATCAACCACCTTTTGGAAGAATGCCTTTTTATGATCGTGATCGAAAGTAGTTCCTATGCTTACTAAAATCTTTTTATTAGTAGCACTTTTTAATCTATCCCAATCGAATTCACATGAGATCCGTCTTTCGGTAAGAACGGGTCCCGTGAATTGATATTGAGGGGCTAGATCTTCCATTTCCCCAAAGAAATAGGTTGAGGTTAAAACAAGCGTCAACAGATCTGAAGTTGCCAGAGAACGCTCTTCATTAAAGCCTAGTTCTTTCTGCAGATCAATGATCTGATTGACTTCCCATTCGTGAACTTTAGGCAGTTCATTCATGATTTTAATGGCAGCCGGAGCGGTAACGGAAGTTGCACAAGGAATTCCTAATGCTTTTGCCGCTACCGGAGCAGCAAATAACTGATGGTCACCGATGATTAAATCAGGTTGGTATGTTTTTAATAAAGCAACAATTCCATTATAGCAATGTCTGTTCAGTGGAATAAGAACTTCTTCGTAAAGGAACTTCACGCTGTCTATTCCGTAGACTACTTTTTTGGAAATAATATCGAGATACTGTTCGCTTTCTTTCTTTTCTGCGTCGGTCTGATCGTATTGGATCAGTAATAATTTTCCGCCCTCCGGAAGTTTCGCCTCTAAAGTCGGGTCAAGGCTGATCCAGGCTACTTCGTGCCCTCTTTCCAGCAGCGTAGCACCGATGCTTAAGGTAGGATTGACATGTCCTGTCAAGGGTGGAACTATAAATGCAAATTTAGCCATGGTTCTTCGTTAAAATATTAGATAAAAACTGAGCGATCGTCTCTGCAATCAACTGAGGTTCCTGAATCGGAATATTGTGATCGCCGGAGATTAATTCAAGTTCGGATGAACCGATTTGAGCCTGCAGCCATTCTCCTGTAGGTCTGCAATTGGAATCAGCACCGTAAAGCAATAAAGTGGAAGCTGTCAATCCATTGAAATCGGCTTCACCAAGGAAATGTTTTTCCTTAATCATATCTGCTTTGATGCTGGTTTGATTAAACAGAAACTCATACATACGATGGTTCTTTTCCATTTGTCTTTTGCCCATCTGCACTTTGGTAGTATCTGTAAAATTGGCTACATAATGTTCAAGGAATTCCTTGCTGTACTCATCAATGATGTTACGGGCTTTTTCGTCCTGAGGATCCGGAGCTTCCATCACCACCAGCTGATTAACGCGTTCAGGGTATTTCAATACTGTTTTTAAAGCAATAAGACCGCCGAAGCTATAGCCTACAAGATGTACTTTTTCCAGTTGAAGGTGATCTATTAAACCCATCAGATCGGATGACATGTTTTCAAGGTCGTACCCATCCAAAAAGCGTTCACTCATCCCGTGACTTTTCAGATCGTACATCACCACATGGAAATGTTTTGCCAGAATAGGGGCAATATTAAAATAATAAATGGACAGGTTACTGAACATACCGTGGATTAAGACCACGGTTTGTTCGGCTCCCTTATTGAGTTCCTGTATATGAACTTGTCTGTTATTGACAGTGATTATTGGCATTCGTAGATATAATTGATGATCATACTAAGGTCAAGATTAATAAGCTGGTCAAGATCCATAGAAGATAACCAACCTGTAAAGTCGATCTGATCGCCAAAATGCGCCTTGATCTTTTCAGAGAAAGAGACAATCTCGATGCTGTCCATTTCAAGATCTTTGGTGAATGAACTTTCCGGAGTAATGTCCATCTCCTCTACAAATTCAGCACCTATCACTTCAGTAATAAAACCTTTTAATAAAGTAAAAAGTTCCTCGTGGTTCATTTTTAATGTTGCGTTTACAGTGTCCATCCGATAATATAATTTTTATGTTTAATAGTTTTGATTTCAATATTGTTGATCCACAAGTGATCA of the Chryseobacterium capnotolerans genome contains:
- a CDS encoding glycosyltransferase — encoded protein: MAKFAFIVPPLTGHVNPTLSIGATLLERGHEVAWISLDPTLEAKLPEGGKLLLIQYDQTDAEKKESEQYLDIISKKVVYGIDSVKFLYEEVLIPLNRHCYNGIVALLKTYQPDLIIGDHQLFAAPVAAKALGIPCATSVTAPAAIKIMNELPKVHEWEVNQIIDLQKELGFNEERSLATSDLLTLVLTSTYFFGEMEDLAPQYQFTGPVLTERRISCEFDWDRLKSATNKKILVSIGTTFDHDHKKAFFQKVVDAFKEEDLTVVVVSDPQLFEQWPDNFMVYQQVPQLDLLPHLDGVVCHGGHNTVSETLSNGIPLVVIPIAYDQSHVAGRVVRTEAGERLNFNRFKANHLREAVQQILNNPSYRKAAQKVGQSFMEAGGASTAANLLEEAITKASKPEKPSKFLFVVPPFSDM
- a CDS encoding alpha/beta fold hydrolase → MPIITVNNRQVHIQELNKGAEQTVVLIHGMFSNLSIYYFNIAPILAKHFHVVMYDLKSHGMSERFLDGYDLENMSSDLMGLIDHLQLEKVHLVGYSFGGLIALKTVLKYPERVNQLVVMEAPDPQDEKARNIIDEYSKEFLEHYVANFTDTTKVQMGKRQMEKNHRMYEFLFNQTSIKADMIKEKHFLGEADFNGLTASTLLLYGADSNCRPTGEWLQAQIGSSELELISGDHNIPIQEPQLIAETIAQFLSNILTKNHG
- a CDS encoding acyl carrier protein, which translates into the protein MDTVNATLKMNHEELFTLLKGFITEVIGAEFVEEMDITPESSFTKDLEMDSIEIVSFSEKIKAHFGDQIDFTGWLSSMDLDQLINLDLSMIINYIYECQ